A stretch of Aspergillus nidulans FGSC A4 chromosome VI DNA encodes these proteins:
- a CDS encoding RNA recognition motif domain-containing protein (transcript_id=CADANIAT00010091) → MAKLFIGGLAWHTTDDVLREGFSRYGTIEEAVVVKDRDTNRSRGFGFVRFASEPEADAAMGAMNNQEFDGRIIRVDKASERPAARNGGFQGRGGYNSPADGGYRGGGAGGTLPYLPWYLRPPHVARLT, encoded by the exons ATGGCCAAGCTATTCATTGG CGGCCTCGCATGGCACACTACCGATGATGTTCTCCGTGAGGGTTTCTCCCGGTACGGCACCATCGAAGAAGCT GTCGTTGTCAAGGACCGCGACACCAACCGCAGCCGcggcttcggcttcgtgCGTTTTGCCAGTGAGCCCGAAGCAGACGCAGCCATGGGCGCCATGAACAACCAGGA ATTCGACGGTCGTATCATCCGCGTGGACAAGGCCTCGGAACGGCCTGCTGCCCGCAACGGCGGTTTCCAGGGCCGCGGAGGTTACAACAGCCCTGCCGACGGAGGCTACCGTGGCGGTGGTGCCGGTGGTACGTTACCCTATCTTCCATGGTATCTCCGTCCTCCCCACGTGGCACGCTTAACATGA
- a CDS encoding gamma-glutamylcyclotransferase (transcript_id=CADANIAT00010092): MAPASQETPAPADGRTWRQYFPKGDLWVFGYGSLIWKPPPHFDQRVPGYIEGYVRRFWQASTDHRGTPEQPGRVVTVIERNFWETLDDPLSHLESSTTRVWGAAYHIPASHAEEVHDYLDVREIDGYSVHYTPFHPVTSTATATGTSTDQSTSASPMTCMVYIGQPSNPQFLRDPACRDPQDVAEVISRGVGQSGKNTEYLYLLEKALEGIGLGSADEHVTDLVKRVRAIEGSGEADKEEEKAKRDIRVSLEAAERGDIGNEGEDDLAE, encoded by the exons ATGGCCCCCGCAAGCCAAGaaactccagctccggcAGATGGTCGAACGTGGCGCCAATACTTCCCAAAGGGAGATCTATGGGTATTCGGCTATGG GAGTCTGATATGGAAGCCACCGCCTCATTTTG ATCAGCGAGTACCGGGGTATATCGAAGGCTATGTGCGCCGGTTCTGGCAG GCCAG TACCGACCACAGAGGTACCCCCGAGCAGCCCGGCCGTGTGGTAACGGTGATTGAACGCAATTTCTGGGAGACGCTGGATGATCCg CTATCCCATCTAGAGTCTTCCACAACCCGCGTCTGGGGCGCCGCATACCACATCCCAGCGTCCCACGCCGAGGAAGTCCATGATTATCTTGATGTGCGCGAAATAGACGGGTACAGTGTGCACTATACACCGTTTCACCCCGTGACGAGCACAGCCACCGCTACTGGCACAAGCACAGACCAATCCACATCCGCATCCCCGATGACATGCATGGTCTACATTGGCCAGCCTAGCAACCCACAATTTCTGCGCGACCCAGCATGCCGCGATCCACAAGACGTCGCGGAGGTGATCTCCCGCGGCGTCGGACAAAGCGGGAAGAACACAGAATATCTgtatttgctggagaaggcgCTAGAGGGTATTGGGCTAGGAAGTGCAGATGAGCATGTCACGGATCTGGTGAAGAGAGTTAGGGCAATTGAGGGTTCGGGAGAGGCTgataaggaagaggagaaggcgaaaaGAGATATTAGGGTTTCgcttgaggctgctgagAGGGGTGATATAGGGAatgaaggagaggacgatCTGGCGGAATAG
- a CDS encoding putative short-chain dehydrogenase/reductase family protein (transcript_id=CADANIAT00010093): MAGLIRLLRTQFIPPTEPSISFAGKTVVLTGATAGLGFEAAIKMLNLGVESLIIGSRNLQRGEATKTELEQRTNRLGVVQVWELEMSSFQSVKDFAARVESLKQLDVALLNAGIWNREFTTSTEGWEETLQVNTLSTSLLALLLLPKLRSCSTDSSPTHLTVVSSQQFVRVQAKSLRTDGPLLEHLNDARRFSGPKQYGVSKLLLEYVLKSVAAQLHNENGTVPVVVNTVSPGLCVSSLGRQYTGLHHRLVVWIMYKLFARTAEQGSRSLVSATYQGLESHGRRWRSDGYLDESTALTTGAEGKQFQAKAWKEIMAVLKEQSNLAVVLDSNTGVSAN, encoded by the exons ATGGCAGGCCTGATAAGACTGCTCAGAACGCAATTCATCCCCCCTACAGAGCCCAGCATCTCATTTGCGGGAAAGACAGTGGTCTTAACCGGTGCGACAGCTGGGCTCGGATTTGAAGCCGCCATTAAGATGCTGAATCTAGGGGTCGAGTCATTAATCATCGGCAGCCGAAACCTACAACGAGGTGAAGCAACCAAGACGGAGCTTGAGCAACGGACAAACAGACTGGGCGTCGTACAGGTAtgggagctggaaatgagCAGTTTCCAGAGCGTGAAAGATTTTGCCGCCCGTGTTGAGAGTTTAAAACAGCTCGATGTTGCGCTCCTGAATGCCGGCATCTGGAATCGAGAGTTCACTACGTCTACGGAAGGATGGGAGGAGACATTGCAGGTCAATACGCTCTCTACCTCTTTGCTAgcgcttctgctgcttccgaAACTGCGAAGTTGCTCGACCGACTCATCGCCAACCCATTTGACTGTCGTCTCGAGCCAGCAGTTCGTTCGTGTTCAAGCAAAGAGTCTCCGGACGGATGGGCCGTTGCTGGAGCATCTGAATGATGCGCGACGGTTCAGCGGGCCAAAGCAGTACGGTGTTTCGAAGCTTCTTCTGGAGTATGTTCTCAAGTCAGTAGCCGCGCAACTGCACAATGAAAATGGGACAGTCCCGGTTGTTGTCAATACCGTCAGTCCAGGGCTCTGCGTGTCGTCGCTTGGCCGGCAGTACACTGGGTTGCACCACCGATTGGTCGTTTGGATAATGTATAAGCTTTTTGCTCGTACAGCAGAACAAGGGAGCCGGTCGCTGGTCAGTGCGACATACCAGGGGTTAGAGTCGCATGGAAGGCGTTGGCGAAGTGATGGATATCTAGA TGAATCAACAGCACTGACCACGGGAGCGGAAGGGAAGCAGTTCCAAGCAAAAGCTTGGAAAGAGATCATGGCGGTTCTCAAAGAACAGTCAAATCTCGCTGTTGTATTAGACTCCAACACCGGCGTTAGTGCAAACTAG
- a CDS encoding uncharacterized protein (transcript_id=CADANIAT00010094), translating into MAYNKAYNPDALPAHAEPEQVAQMIGAMQAKPGNQTQHRPQGSSPGGPHPVSANLHQRHPGPPRAALDRPLPNVPHNQQRPSALLHPSPPPQNYGHGPPPSQPVRNRPPPSSRPPPSPQPLGLPNDDQLFPLFRAANASNSGALTEQELGSALVNGDYTSFHPKTVKMMINMFDRNRSGSISFDEFVALWRYLAAWRDLFDRFDEDRSGRISLREFEKALVTFGYSLSQPFVTVLFTTFENKGRQVGKPRASGMSFDLFVQACISLRRMTESFKRYDDDRDGYITVSFEEFLTEILQLQD; encoded by the exons ATGGCGTACAACAAGGCTTACAACCCGGATGCGCTTCCGGC ACACGCCGAGCCCGAACAG GTCGCGCAGATGATCGGTGCGATGCAGGCGAAGCCTGGGAACCAGACTCAACATAGACCGCAAGGGTCATCGCCCGGCGGCCCGCATCCTGTCTCTGCAAACCTCCATCAACGTCATCCTGGGCCGCCGCGAGCAGCCTTAGACCGACCTCTTCCCAACGTACCACATAACCAACAACGCCCAAGCGCGCTCCTTCATCCATCCCCTCCGCCTCAAAACTACGGCCATGGACCACCACCGTCACAACCAGTGCGCAACCGTCCTCCGCCCTCGTCACGTCCGCCCCCGAGCCCGCAGCCGCTAGGCCTTCCCAACGACGATCAGCTCTTTCCCCTATTCCGCGCCGCGAACGCATCGAATTCCGGGGCACTTACTGAGCAGGAGCTAGGATCTGCTCTCGTGAACGGCGACTATACCTCATTCCACCCGAAgacagtgaagatgatgatcaaCATGTTCGACCGGAACAGAAGCGGCTCGATCTCATTCGATGAGTTTGTGGCATTATGGCGATATTTGGCGGCATGGAGGGACTTGTTCGACAGATTCGACGAAGACCGTAGTGGACGCATCAGTCTGCGGGAGTTTGAGAAGGCGCTGGTTACGTTCGGGTATAGTCTCAGCCAGCCGTTCGTGACGGTCCTTTTCACCACATTTGAGAACAAGGGGCGGCAAGTTGGCAAGCCTCGAGCCTCTGGCATGAGTTTCGATCTTTTTGTTCAGGCGTGCATTAGTCTTCGGCGTATGACGGAATCGTTTAAGCGGTACGACGATGATCGTGATGGGTATATCACGGTCAGCTTTGAGGAGTTTCTAACGG AAATACTTCAGTTACAAGATTAA
- a CDS encoding MDR family MFS transporter (transcript_id=CADANIAT00010095): MAAHENPPEEGKPPLDAADMGITTEDLTAPKKAHADESLDDAAPRSSSSEITSSPQKDDAAAAPDTETGNPLDRVPSQAQKLGKKKIAAVMGALCLVLFLAALDMTIISTALPTMAVDFNASESGYSWMASSFSLTNAAFVPLWGKISDIWGRKPILLLANLAFLIGSLICALAINLPMVLAGRAIQGAGAGGIITLANISVSDLFSVRERPMYYALFGSTWAIAGALGPLVGGAFTTSVTWRWCFYLNLPIGGFSFLVLFFFLKVDSPKTPLIAGLKTIDWSGTLLIVGATLMFLFGLQFGGVDYPWGSATVLCLIIFGLLTYALAMLNEWKIARYPVIPIRLFSNWHNVLVLLICFIHSLVFMGGAYYLPFYFQSVLLVTPILSGVYVLPQVLSLSVLSAMTGVIIKKTGRYRELIVAAFVFLTLGYGLLIDLKPYASWPRLIIYQLIAGIGTGPLFQAPLVALQANIHPSDMAAGTATFSFLRQVSAAISIVIGTVIYQNMLVDKASTIAAAVGPDTAQSLQNSFAANNHDLIRSLADDQKRVVLSAFTFALSRIWVFYTAIAGVGLIVSVFVRPVVLSKTHTVAKTGLAEQERARKEILEAQAKARASNNNNKEVPEGKEKV; this comes from the exons ATGGCGGCACATGAGAATCcacctgaagaagggaaacCGCCTCTAGATGCAGCCGACATGGGCATCACAACAGAGGACCTCACGGCGCCGAAAAAAGCTCATGCCGACGAGAGTTTGGACGACGCCGCACCTCGttcttcgtcatcagagATcacctcttctcctcaaaaGGAcgatgcagctgcagcaccAGATACGGAGACTGGGAACCCGCTGGATCGGGTCCCGTCTCAGGCGCAAAAGctagggaagaagaagattgcgGCGGTTATGGGGGCACTTTGC CTCGTCTTGTTTCTTGCAGCTTTGGATATG ACTATTATCTCTACAGCCCTACCGACGATGGCCGTCGATTTCAACGCATCTGAGAGCGGGTATTCGTGGATGGCTTCATCATTCTCTCTGACAAACGCAGCGTTTGTCCCGCTCTGGGGTAAAATAAGTGATATTTGGGGCAGGAAACctattcttcttctcgccaaTCTTGCATTTCTCATTGGTAGTTTGATCTGTGCGCTGGCCATCAACCTGCCCATGGTCTTGGCTGGTAGAGCAATCCAGGGTGCTGGAGCCGGTGGAATCATTACATTGGCCAATATCTCTGTTTCAGACCTTTTCAGTGTTCG AGAACGCCCGATGTACTATGCGCTTTTTGGATCTACTTGGGCCATCGCAGGCGCTCTGGGCCCACTTGTTGGAGGCGCCTTTACGACGAGCGTCACCTGGCGTTGGTGTTTCTATCTCAACT TGCCAATTGGCGGGttctctttcctcgtctTATTCTTTTTCCTCAAAGTTGACTCACCAAAGACGCCTCTTATTGCCGGTCTCAAAACCATCGACTGGTCGGGCACGCTTTTAATTGTCGGCGCCACCCTCATGTTCCTATTCGGCCTCCAATTCGGCGGCGTCGACTACCCCTGGGGCTCTGCAACAGTTCTTTGCCTCATAATCTTCGGCCTGTTGACATATGCTCTTGCCATGCTCAACGAATGGAAAATCGCCCGGTATCCGGTCATCCCCATCCGCCTCTTTAGCAACTGGCATAATGTCCTTGTCCTGCTCATCTGCTTCATCCACTCCCTGGTTTTTATGGGCGGCGCTTACTACCTTCCCTTCTACTTTCAATCTGTTCTCCTCGTCACGCCCATTCTTAGCGGCGTCTATGTTCTCCCCCAGGTCCTATCCCTGTCCGTCCTCTCCGCCATGACAGGTGTTATCATCAAAAAGACGGGCCGCTACCGTGAACTCATTGTCGCCGCCTTCGTTTTTTTAACCCTCGGCTACGGCCTGCTCATCGACCTTAAACCCTACGCCTCCTGGCCCCGTCTAATCATCTATCAACTCATCGCAGGTATTGGCACAGGCCCGCTCTTTCAAGCACCCCTCGTTGCTCTGCAGGCAAATATTCACCCCTCCGACATGGCTGCCGGAACCGCAACATTCTCCTTCCTGCGTCAAGTCTCGGCTGCAATCTCCATCGTAATCGGCACAGTTATCTACCAAAATATGCTCGTCGACAAAGCCTCCACCATCGCAGCCGCGGTGGGCCCAGACACGGCGCAATCTCTTCAGAATTCCTTCGCCGCAAACAACCACGACCTTATTCGCTCTTTGGCCGATGATCAAAAACGCGTCGTCCTTTCTGCATTCACTTTTGCCCTCTCTCGGATTTGGGTCTTTTATACAGCTATCGCGGGCGTTGGGTTGATCGTTAGTGTTTTTGTCAGGCCTGTCGTGCTGAGCAAGACGCATACGGTTGCGAAAACGGGTTTAGCGGAGCAGGAACGCGCCAGGaaggagattctggaagcGCAGGCTAAGGCACGGGCtagtaataataataataaggaGGTGCCTgagggcaaggagaaggtctAG